In the genome of Mycobacteriales bacterium, the window AGCGCGACGCCGCCCACCCGGTGGTGACGGCCGCCGACCTCGACGCGGCGCTCGACGTCGTGCGGCCCACCTCGATGGAGGGCACCTCGCTCGACCTCGCGTCACTCACCCTCGACGACGTCGGCGACATGGAGACGGTCAAGGCCGCCCTCACCGAGGCGGTGCTCTGGCCGCTGCAGTACCCCGACACGTTCTCCCGCCTCGGCGTCAGCGCTCCCCGCGGCGTCCTGCTCTACGGCCCGCCCGGCTGCGGTAAGACCTTCCTCGTCAAGGCGATCGCCGGCTCCGGCCAGGTCAACGTCTTGTCCGTCAAGGGCGCCGAGGTCCTGTCGAAGTGGGTCGGCGAGTCCGAGGCGTCGGTGCGCGAGCTCTTCCGCCGCGCCCGCGAGGCCGCGCCCACGCTGGTCTTCCTCGACGAGGTCGACGCGCTCGCCCCGACCCGAGGCCAGTCCACCGACGGGGGTACGACGGATCGGGTCGTCGCCGCCCTGCTCACCGAGCTCGACGGTGTCGAGTCGCTGCGCGACGTCGTCGTCATCGGCGCGACCAACCGCCCCGACCTCATCGACCCGGCGCTGCTGCGGCCGGGCCGGCTCGAGCGGCTCGTGTTCGTGCCCCCGCCCGACGCCGAGGCCCGAGCCGCGATCCTGAAGGCGGCGTCGAAGAAGGTGCCGCTCGCGCCCGACGTCGACCTGGCGGCGCTGGCAGCCCGCACCGACGGCTACTCCGCGGCCGACTGCGCGGCGCTGGTCCGCGAGGCCGCGCTGGGGGCGATGCGCGAGTCTATGGAGGCCGCGACGGTGACCCTCGCGCACCTCGAGGCCGCTCTGCTCGCGGTCCGGCCGTCCCTCGACCCCGCCCAGGTCGAGGCGCTCGCCACCTACGCCGAGCGCCGCGCCGCCCGCTGACCTCCCCACCCACCCACCTGCCGGCTGACTCGGGTCACGGTGGTCGCCCCAGTGACCCCGCATGACCGAGACCAGGCCCGATCATGAGCACGCCGCGAGGTGGGGTCGGGACACACCGCACGCGTGCTCGCCCACGTCGAGGAGATGTCCTTCCCGGAAGGTCAGAGCGAGCGCAGCAGATCCAGCACGCCCTCGGGGCCGTCGACGACGACGTCGGCGAGCGCGCGCAGTTCGGAGGGGCCCTCGTCGGACCCACTGCAGACCGTCAGGGACGGGCCGTCCCACTCCCGGGCCGCGGTCAGCAGCGGCACGTCGCCGAGGTCGTCACCGGCGACGACGAGCGCGCTCGGGCGGTCGGCCAGCAGCGACCGCAGCGCAGACGCCTTGTCGTGGCCGGGCGCGCGCAGCTCCAGCACGTAGCGGCCGGGGTGCACCTCGAGCCCCGCGGCGGCAGCGACCGCCTCGACCCGCGGACGCAGCTGCTCGAGCAGGCCAGCGGGGTCCGCGGCCGGGCGCGTGTGCACGACGACCGCCAAGCCCTTGTCCTCGAGCCGCGCGCCGTCAGGCAGCCCGGCCAGGGCCGCGCTCGCGACCACCACGCCCGGGTGCGGCTCGGGGGTCGACAGGACGCCCGCCTCCCAGCGCTGCGCGCCGTACTGACCGAGGACCACGAGCCCGGGTACGCCGCGCAGCGACCCGAGGGAGACCGCCACGTCGGCCGGGCGGCCCGTGACGATCGCGACGCGAGTGCCGAGCGAAGCCAGCACCTCGGCGATGCCGGGCAGGGCGGCAGCGGTCGCGGGGTCGCTGACGATCGGCGCGAGGGTGCCGTCGAAGTCCAGCGCGACGAGCGCGCGGGCCCGATCGGCCCGCAGGGCGCGGACTGCGGGGTGGTCGTCGAGGCCCGGCACGCCCGCCATGGTCGCTAGGAGGAGCGGTAGTCGCGGGTGAGGACCACGGTGAGGCCGGTGCCGGGCAGGCCCGGGAAGCGCGGAGCGACCCGGCCGATGCCGAACTGCCGCGCGAAGTCGCGGGCGACCGCCTCACCACCGGGCGGGTAGTAGACCGACGTCGTCGTC includes:
- the otsB gene encoding trehalose-phosphatase, yielding MPGLDDHPAVRALRADRARALVALDFDGTLAPIVSDPATAAALPGIAEVLASLGTRVAIVTGRPADVAVSLGSLRGVPGLVVLGQYGAQRWEAGVLSTPEPHPGVVVASAALAGLPDGARLEDKGLAVVVHTRPAADPAGLLEQLRPRVEAVAAAAGLEVHPGRYVLELRAPGHDKASALRSLLADRPSALVVAGDDLGDVPLLTAAREWDGPSLTVCSGSDEGPSELRALADVVVDGPEGVLDLLRSL